The genomic region GTGGCGATCATGGCGTTGCAGACTGCCCATGGTGACATCCTGCAAGTCAGCGCGGCGGGTGCGGATGCCGAAGTGGCGATCAAGACCCTGGCCGAGTTGCTCGCTGCCGGTTGCGGGGAAGCCGTCACGGTGATGGCAGAGGTTGAGCCGGTTGCCGCTGAGGCTTCATCGCTGAAGGTGCTGCGCGGTGTCTGTGCATCGGCGGGGTCGGCGTTTGGTCAGGTGGTGCAGATTGAGCAACAGACCCTTGAAGTCATTGAATCCGGTCGGGGCGCGCAAGTTGAGCGCGAGCACCTGTCCCGGGCGTTGGCGACGGCGGTTCTAGACCTGCAGCAGTTGCGTGACCAGGCCACGGGTGATGCCCAGGCCGATATCTTCAAGGCGCATCAGGAACTGCTCGAAGACCCCAGCCTGCTGGATCAGGCCCTGGCACTGATCGACGCCGGCAAAAGTGCCGGTTTCGCCTGGCAGGCTGCCACCGAGTCGACCGCCACCTTGTTCAGAAAACTGGGCAATGCCTTGCTGGCCGAACGGGCCGCGGATTTGGCTGACGTTGGTCAACGGGTGCTCAAGTTGATTCTCGGTGTAGAGGATCGTGCGATGGAGTTGCCGGAAGGGGCGATTCTGATTGCCGAGCAACTGACACCCTCCCAGACGGCTGGCCTGGACACGCGCAAGGTGCTGGGGTTCGCGACGGTCGGCGGTGGCGCCACCAGCCACGTGGCGATTCTCGCCCGGGCCTTCGGCTTGCCAGCGATCTGCGGTTTGCCGGTCCAGGTGTTGGCATTGGCCAATGGCACCCGGGTTCTGCTCGATGCCGACAAGGGCGAGTTGCAGCTTGATCCTGAATTGGCCGCCATTGAGCAGTTGCAAACTCGTCGTCAACGGCAAAAGAAACGCCAGCAATACGAGCTGGCTAATGCAGGGCAGGCCGCCTGTACCCGCGATGGGCATCACGTTGAAATCACCGCCAACATCGCTTCGGTGGCCGAAGCCGAACAGGCCATGACGCTGGGCGGCGAGGGCGTCGGTCTGTTGCGTTCGGAGTTTCTTTATCTGGATCGCAATCATGCGCCGAGTCATGACGAGCAGGCCTCCACCTACAGCGCCATCGCCCGCGCGCTGGGGCCAACGCGCAGTCTGGTGGTGCGGACTCTGGATGTCGGCGGTGACAAACCATTGGCCTACGTGCCGATGGACCACGAAACCAACCCGTTCCTGGGCATGCGCGGCATTCGTTTGTGCCTGGAGCGTCCGCAGCTGTTGCGCGAACAGTTCAAGGCGATTCTGAGCAGCGCCGGACTGGCTCGCCTGCACATCATGTTGCCGATGGTCGCGCAGCTATCGGAGTTGCGACTGGCCCGTCAGTTACTTGAAGAAGAGGCGCTGGCATTAGGGCTTACCGAACTGCCGAAACTGGGGATCATGATCGAAGTACCGGCAGCGGCGCTGATGGCGGATCTGTTTGCACCCGAGGTGGATTTCTTCTCTATCGGCACCAACGATCTCACCCAATACACCCTGGCCATGGACCGCGATCACCCACGGCTGGCCAGCCAGGCCGACAGCTTTCATCCGTCGGTGCTGCGCTTGATCGCCGGTACCGTGAAAGCCGCCCATGCCCATGGCAAATGGGTCGGCGTATGCGGCGCCCTGGCTTCAGAAACTCTGGCGGTACCGTTGCTGCTGGGGCTTGGTGTGGATGAGCTGTCGGTGAGCGTGCCATTGATTCCGGCGATCAAAGCGGCGGTTCGCGAAGTCGACCTGTTGGACTGTCAGGCCATCGCCCAGCAAGTGCTGGGGCTGGAAAGTGCCGAGCAGGTACGCGAGGCATTGCG from Pseudomonas sp. GGS8 harbors:
- the ptsP gene encoding phosphoenolpyruvate--protein phosphotransferase, with the translated sequence MATPQQLQLLAPLSGVLMPLDQVPDQVFSSRVIGDGLCIDPTSSTLCAPLAGVISNVQASGHAVSITDDNGVQVLMHIGLDTVNLAGKGFTRLVEEGQRVEVGQALIEFDADYIALNARSLLTLMLVVSGEPFTWLAPETGVVQSGQPLLSLNPSEVTVDERGLEEGDALFSKPVKLPNANGLHARPAAVFAQAAKGFSASICLHKQQDSANAKSLVAIMALQTAHGDILQVSAAGADAEVAIKTLAELLAAGCGEAVTVMAEVEPVAAEASSLKVLRGVCASAGSAFGQVVQIEQQTLEVIESGRGAQVEREHLSRALATAVLDLQQLRDQATGDAQADIFKAHQELLEDPSLLDQALALIDAGKSAGFAWQAATESTATLFRKLGNALLAERAADLADVGQRVLKLILGVEDRAMELPEGAILIAEQLTPSQTAGLDTRKVLGFATVGGGATSHVAILARAFGLPAICGLPVQVLALANGTRVLLDADKGELQLDPELAAIEQLQTRRQRQKKRQQYELANAGQAACTRDGHHVEITANIASVAEAEQAMTLGGEGVGLLRSEFLYLDRNHAPSHDEQASTYSAIARALGPTRSLVVRTLDVGGDKPLAYVPMDHETNPFLGMRGIRLCLERPQLLREQFKAILSSAGLARLHIMLPMVAQLSELRLARQLLEEEALALGLTELPKLGIMIEVPAAALMADLFAPEVDFFSIGTNDLTQYTLAMDRDHPRLASQADSFHPSVLRLIAGTVKAAHAHGKWVGVCGALASETLAVPLLLGLGVDELSVSVPLIPAIKAAVREVDLLDCQAIAQQVLGLESAEQVREALRLHHEATVDTSLVLEN